One segment of Macaca fascicularis isolate 582-1 chromosome 2, T2T-MFA8v1.1 DNA contains the following:
- the MAP6D1 gene encoding MAP6 domain-containing protein 1 isoform X1, giving the protein MAWPCISRLCCLARRWNQLDRSDVAVPLTLHGYSDLDSEEPGPGGAASRRGQPAAGARDPGRDVPLTQYQRDFGLWTTHAGPKDQQPGRGPGAGGRRSKSSAQSSAPPAPGARGVYVLPIGDADATGAATTSYRQEFQAWTGVKPSRSTKAKPARVITTHTSGWDSSPGAGFQVPEVRKKFTPNPSAIFQASAPRILNV; this is encoded by the exons ATGGCGTGGCCCTGCATCAGCCGCCTGTGCTGCCTGGCGCGGCGCTGGAACCAGCTGGACCGCTCCGACGTGGCGGTGCCGCTGACCCTTCACGGTTACTCGGACCTCGACAGCGAGGAGCCGGGCCCGGGCGGCGCCGCCTCGCGCAGGGGCCAGCCTGCCGCGGGCGCCCGGGATCCCGGTCGGGACGTGCCGCTCACTCAATACCAGCGGGACTTCGGCTTGTGGACGACGCACGCCGGGCCCAAGGATCAGCAGCCGGGGCGCGGACCGGGGGCGGGCGGCCGCAGGAGCAAATCCTCCGCGCAGTCCTCCGCGCCACCTGCGCCCGGCGCCCGCGGGGTCTACGTGCTGCCCATCGGCGACGCAGACGCGACTGGAGCAGCGACCACGTCGTACAG ACAGGAATTCCAGGCTTGGACTGGAGTGAAGCCCTCAAGATCCACAAAGGCAAAACCAGCCCGAGTCATCACAACCCACACTTCGGGATGGGACAGCAGCCCTGGGGCCGGCTTCCAG GTCCCAGAGGTGAGGAAGAAGTTCACTCCTAACCCCTCCGCCATCTTTCAGGCCTCAGCTCCCCGGATTCTCAACGTGTGA
- the MAP6D1 gene encoding MAP6 domain-containing protein 1 isoform X3, with protein MAWPCISRLCCLARRWNQLDRSDVAVPLTLHGYSDLDSEEPGPGGAASRRGQPAAGARDPGRDVPLTQYQRDFGLWTTHAGPKDQQPGRGPGAGGRRSKSSAQSSAPPAPGARGVYVLPIGDADATGAATTSYRQEFQAWTGVKPSRSTKAKPARVITTHTSGWDSSPGAGFQASAPRILNV; from the exons ATGGCGTGGCCCTGCATCAGCCGCCTGTGCTGCCTGGCGCGGCGCTGGAACCAGCTGGACCGCTCCGACGTGGCGGTGCCGCTGACCCTTCACGGTTACTCGGACCTCGACAGCGAGGAGCCGGGCCCGGGCGGCGCCGCCTCGCGCAGGGGCCAGCCTGCCGCGGGCGCCCGGGATCCCGGTCGGGACGTGCCGCTCACTCAATACCAGCGGGACTTCGGCTTGTGGACGACGCACGCCGGGCCCAAGGATCAGCAGCCGGGGCGCGGACCGGGGGCGGGCGGCCGCAGGAGCAAATCCTCCGCGCAGTCCTCCGCGCCACCTGCGCCCGGCGCCCGCGGGGTCTACGTGCTGCCCATCGGCGACGCAGACGCGACTGGAGCAGCGACCACGTCGTACAG ACAGGAATTCCAGGCTTGGACTGGAGTGAAGCCCTCAAGATCCACAAAGGCAAAACCAGCCCGAGTCATCACAACCCACACTTCGGGATGGGACAGCAGCCCTGGGGCCGGCTTCCAG GCCTCAGCTCCCCGGATTCTCAACGTGTGA
- the MAP6D1 gene encoding MAP6 domain-containing protein 1 isoform X2, which yields MAWPCISRLCCLARRWNQLDRSDVAVPLTLHGYSDLDSEEPGPGGAASRRGQPAAGARDPGRDVPLTQYQRDFGLWTTHAGPKDQQPGRGPGAGGRRSKSSAQSSAPPAPGARGVYVLPIGDADATGAATTSYRQEFQAWTGVKPSRSTKAKPARVITTHTSGWDSSPGAGFQVSLKLVQQRSQR from the exons ATGGCGTGGCCCTGCATCAGCCGCCTGTGCTGCCTGGCGCGGCGCTGGAACCAGCTGGACCGCTCCGACGTGGCGGTGCCGCTGACCCTTCACGGTTACTCGGACCTCGACAGCGAGGAGCCGGGCCCGGGCGGCGCCGCCTCGCGCAGGGGCCAGCCTGCCGCGGGCGCCCGGGATCCCGGTCGGGACGTGCCGCTCACTCAATACCAGCGGGACTTCGGCTTGTGGACGACGCACGCCGGGCCCAAGGATCAGCAGCCGGGGCGCGGACCGGGGGCGGGCGGCCGCAGGAGCAAATCCTCCGCGCAGTCCTCCGCGCCACCTGCGCCCGGCGCCCGCGGGGTCTACGTGCTGCCCATCGGCGACGCAGACGCGACTGGAGCAGCGACCACGTCGTACAG ACAGGAATTCCAGGCTTGGACTGGAGTGAAGCCCTCAAGATCCACAAAGGCAAAACCAGCCCGAGTCATCACAACCCACACTTCGGGATGGGACAGCAGCCCTGGGGCCGGCTTCCAGGTCAGCCTGAAGCTGGTGCAGCAGAG GTCCCAGAGGTGA